A window of Lysobacter sp. TY2-98 genomic DNA:
GTGCGCGGCCGACGACACGACCGCGCGCTGCAGATGCGTGTAGCCGGGCATCGCGATGTCGCGCTCCGCATCCGCGCGCGCGAGCGCCACGCCGGCGATCTCGACGCAGCGCGCCGCCAGCTCGTCCATCTTCGACCGCAGCCACAGGCGTGTCGCGACGAGCACCTGATCGTTGCGGCTACGACCCGTGTGGATGCGACGCCCCGCATCGCCGAGGCGCTCGGTGAGCACGTCCTCGATCGCCGAGTGTCCGTCCTCGTAGCGCGCGTCGAGCACGAACGTGCCATCGTCGTAGCTGGAGGCGAGCGCGGTGAGCTCGCGATCGATAGCGTCGAATTCCTCCTGCGAAAGGATGCCGATGGCGACCAGCCCGCGCGCATGCGCCCGCGAGGCCTCGATGTCGTACAGGAAGAACTCGCGGTCCAGCAGCACGTCGTCGCCGGCGAGAAACGCCTGGATGCGTGCGTCGACTTCGACGCCGCCCTTCTGCCAGAGCAGGCTCATGCGGACAGCTCCTTGCTTGCGTCGAGACCGGCCAGACCGTCGAGGCCGAAGGCGAGGTTGAGATTCTGCACGGCCTGTGTGGCCGCCCCCTTGAGCAGGTTGTCGAGGATGGAAACGACGACCAGGCGGCGGCCGTCTTCCGACAACGCGAAGCCGCCGACCGTCGCGCTGGCGCTGCCGGCGACGTCGCGCACGTGCGGCGGCTCGTCGATGACATCGACCAGCGGCGCGTTTGCGTAGAACGCGCGATAGCGCGCGCGAACGTCGTCGATCGATGTCGGCGACTTCAGATGCAGGTTGCTGGTCACCGTAAGACCGCGGAAATGCGGCGCGACGTGCGGCATGAACTCCACCGGATGGCCGAGGTGGCGCGAGACCTCGCGCTCGTGCACGTGACCGGTGAGCGTGTACGGCATGAGGTTGTCGCGCAGCGCTTCGGGATCGTTGCGTGGCGACGGCGTCGTGCCAGCGCCCGAATATCCGGACACCCCGAAGCACTGCACGGGCCCGTCGAGCAGGCCCTTCATCGGCGCGACCGCGAGTTGCATCGCCGTGGCGTAGCAGCCCGGGTTGGAGATGCGGCGATGGGGCGCGACGTCGGCAAGTTCCGGCAGGCCGTAGTGCCACGCGGCGTCGAATCGGTAGTCGGCCGACAGGTCGACGATGACGGCGTGCGGCGCGATGCGCTCGATCGCTTCGACGTAGGGCTTCGCCATGCCGTTGGGCAGCGCGAGCACGTAGGCGCCATCGGCAAGAATTGGAAGCTCGTCAGGTGATGGCGCGCTATAGCGCAACGACGGCGACGCGCGCTCCACCTGCTCCGCCACCGGTTGTCCCGCGCGCTCGCGCGACGCCGCGTGCACGAGCTCGAAGCGCGGATGGTCGACGATGAGCCGCATCAGCTCCGCGCCGACGTGGCCGCGGGCGCCGATCAGGCTGACGGGAATGCGCTTCATGCGGGCTGCTCCATGCGCGCGTCGAGGCGCGCTCGCACGTCCGGCCACTCGGCGCGGACGATCGAGAAACTGTGGGTGTCGCGCAGGCTGCCGTCGCGATGGCGCATGTGGGCGCGCAGCACACCTTCGGGCTTCGCGCCAAGTCGCTGGATCGCCGCCTGCGAACGCAGGTTGAGATGGCTGGTCTCGAACACCACGACCTCGCAGCCCAGCACGTCGAACGCATGACCGAGCAGCAAGCGCTTGGCCTCCGTGTTCAGCGCCGTGCGCTGCACGCGCGAGGCGTACCAGGTGTAGCCGATATGCAACCGCGGAACGCTGCGGTCGATCATGTAGTAGCGCGTGCTGCCGACGACGTCGCCCTGCGCATCGAGCACCGCGAACGGCATCGAATCGCCGGTGTCGCGCATGGCGAGCGCGTCCTCGATGTACGCGGATTCCGTACCGGGCGCGGGAACGCTCGTATAGACCAGCGACCACACCTCGCCGTCCGCCGCGGCGCGCGCCAGGCCGTGGGCGTGCGCATGATCGAGCGGAACCAGCTGCACGTGGCGACCGGTCAGCATCGGCACGGCCCAGTCGGCGTCGCTCATCGCGGATCCTCGAGCGAGGGCGGATGCGCGCCGCAGTAGTCGATGCAGTGGGCGATCGTCGCGAAGTCCTCGATGCCGTACCAGAACACCTGCCACGGACCGCGGCGCACGCTGCCGTCGGACTCCGTCATGTAGAACGTGTTGACGGGATTGTCGCGGCGCGAACGCCAGAACAGCGTCGGCGTCTCCTCGCGCATCACCTGCCAGACGGCACGCCCAAGGCCCTCGCCCTGCGCCTCGTCGAGCACGGCGAACTTGTCGAGATACGGCATGCCGTTCTCGAAGGTGAGGATGACGGCGGCGCGGTAGTTCTCGCTGACGTAGGCGCGGTGCAGCGTCTTCCTGTCGACGTAGTCGGGAAGCAGGCGACGGCCGAAGGCCGATTCGATCAGGCTGCGCAGGCGATCGAGATCGAGATCGCTCCACGACTCCGCGCGCAGCACGCGCTCGCCGCGACGCACCAGCGTGCCGGAGCCGCGATGCGTGAAGAGTTCCTTCGCAAGCTCGGCCGGACGCGTGATCGATACCGACGATGCAGGCGGCAGCGCTTCCAGCAGTTCGCGGATCTGCTCGATCTTGAGCCGCATGCCGCCGGTGAGCCAAGGCTGCGCGAGCAGGTGGTCGAATTCGGTGGACAGGTTGATCGAGTCGATCACCTTGCCATCGCCGTCGAGCAGACCGCCGGTGCCGGTCAGGAACACGATCTTGTACGGCTGCAGCTCACGCACGAGCTCGTTCGCGGCGTAGTCCGCGTTGACGTTGACGATCTGGCCGTCGACGGTTTCGCCGAGGCTCGCGATCACCGGAATCGAACCGACGCGCAGCGCCGCCTTGATCGGCGCGAGTTCGACGCGCTGCACGCGACCGACAAGACCGAGCCGCTCGCGATCGATGAGTCCGGACTCGAACACGCCCGACACGATGGACGTCGATCGCGCACCCGCCTCCTGCAGTGCTTCGGCAAGCCGCAGGTTCTGCGACTGCATCACGCGACGCACGATCGCCAGACCTTCCGGCGTCGTGACGCGCAGGCCGTCGACCGTCTGCTTGGTGATGCCGGCCGCCGCCATCTCCTCGTCCAGCTGCGGACCTGCGCCGTGCACGACGATCGGCGTCAGGCCCACGTCCTGCAGGAACGCGAGCGACGACGACAGCGCGTCGAGGTCGTCGCGCAGCACGGCGCCGCCGACCTTCACCACTGCGAAGCGCTCGGCGTCGAGCTGCGCGAAGCGACGCAGGTACTGGTCGATCTCCTTCGCGCTGCCCATGCTCGAAAGCAGGCGCACGATGGTCTGGCGGGTCTGAATGTCTTCGATCGGCGTCATGCCGGCGTGTTTCCGATGATGCGGGCCGCGTGCGCGGCGTAGGTTTCGAGCTGGTCGATGGCGACCCATTCGTCGGCGGTGTGCGCCTGCGCGATGTCGCCGGGGCCGAACACGAGGGCGGTGAGGCCCCCTTGCGAAAACAACGAGGCCTCCGTCCAGAAGTCGACGGCGTTGCCGATCGGAATGTCGAGCGCGTCGGCGAGATCGCGCGCGGCGAGACGCTGGCGCTCGGCTTCATGCAGCACGCCCGCAGGCAGCGGCGGGCCGCGGAACGTTTCCTCATAGGCGTCGAGTTCGCCGTCGCCCGCGAAGCCCTGCAGTGCCGCGTGCATTGCGTCGATGTCCATCGATGGCAGCGGACGGAAGTTGAAGCGCAGTTCCCCGCTCGGTGCGATCACGTTGCCCTTGATGCCGCCGGCCATCGTGCCGATGTTGAAGCGCAGACCGGTGAGCCCGCCGAAACGCTCGTGCGCGAGCGACTGCGCATGGTCGAGCGCGCGCACGCCCCAACGCATCGCGCGATGCACCGCGCTCAGCTGCATCGCGTTCGGCGACGATGCATGGCCGGCTTCGCCACGGAATGCGATGCGTGCGGAGCTCAGGCCGCGATGCGCGAGCACCGCCTCGCAATTCGTCGGCTCGGCGACGAGCACGTCGGTAAAGCCGTGATCGGTCGCGAGGAACGCGGCGATGCAGCGCGGGTCGTTGGCCTCCTCGTCGCTGCTGAAGAGAAACGCCGCATCGCCTGTCGTCACTGCCGCCGCGGCGATGAGTCCTGCCGCCGCGCCCTTGATGTCACAGGCGCCCAGGCCGATCGCGCGATCGCCTTCTATGCGCAGCACGTGCGGATCCTGCGTCCAGCCATTCGAGGAGGGCACGGTGTCGAGGTGCACGTTGAACAGCCGCGTGGGGCGGCCGCGCACGGCGAGCATCGACACCGCGCCGGCGCCATGATCGATCACCTGGACTTCGAATCCCGGCAGTTGGGCGCGCAGGTAGTCGAAGATGCCGCCGGCGCCGATTGCGCGCGGCGGGTTGCGCGTGTCGAATCCGACCAGCGCTGCCAGGTGGCGGAGCACCGCCTCACGCATCGTTCGCGGCTCCATTCACTTCGGCCCACAGTGTGCTGCTCATGCCGAACAGCTTGATGAAGCCTTCGGCCTCTTCGACGCCCCAGTCGGCCGATTGCGCGTAGGTCGCGCCCTTGGCGTTCAGCAGGTGCGGCGACCTCACGGCAACCGCGTCGACGCGCGCGCCGCGCGTTTCGAGCACGACTTCGCCGTTGACCGTGCGCTGCGAGCTCGCGAGGAACGCTTCGAGATCCGTCTTGAGCGGGTCGTGGAAGAAGCCTTCGTAGACGACCTCCACCCACTTGCGCGCGACGTCCGGCTTGAAGCGGTTCTGTTGCTTGGTGAGAACAGCTTCTTCAAGTGCACGGTGCGCGGTGAGCAGCGCAGTGATGCCCGGCGCTTCGAACACGATGCGACCCTTGAGGCCGATCGTGGTGTCGCCGGTATACATACCGCGACCAACGCCGTAGGCCGCGAACATCGTGTTGAGCTTGGCCAGCATGAGATGGCCCGGCATCGCGACACCGTCGAGCCTCACCGCTTCGCCATGCTTGAAGCCGATCGTCGCGCGCAGCGGCGAGGCGGGCCATTCCTCGCGCGGTGCGCACCAGCCGCGTGCGCCTTCACCCGGTGCATCCCACTTGTCGATCTCGCCACCCGACAGCGTCACGCCCAGCAAGTTTTCGTTGATCGTGTAGCTCTGCTGCTTGGCGCGCACGCCGAAGCCGCGCTCCTCGAGATACTTCTGCTCGTAGGCGCGCGTCTGCGTGTGTTCCTTCTGGATCTCGCGGATCGGCGCGACGATGCGGTACGAACCCTGCGACTTCACCGCGAGGTCGAATCGCACCTGGTCGTTGCCCATGCCCGTGCAGCCGTGCGCGATGGCATCGGTGCCGAGTTCCTTGCAGCGCGCGAGCGCGGCGTCGACGATCAGGTAGCGGTCGGAAACCAGCAGCGGGTACTGGCCCTGGTAGCCCTCGCCCGCCTGCACGAACGGCTTGACGAAGCCGTCCCAGATCGCCGGGCCGCCGTCGACGGTGACGTGGCTCGCCACGCCGAGCTCCTGCGCACGCGCTTCGATGAAGGCGCGCTCCTCGGCATCGACGCCGCCGGTGTCGGCGAACACGGTGTGCACGTTCCACCCGCGTTCCCTGAGATACGGAACGCAGAAGCTGGTGTCGAGGCCGCCGGAAAAGGCGAGGACGATGTCACGGGAGGCCGACGGCGCGGTCGATTCGGTGGTCATGGAGAGGCTCGGAAAGGAAGTGCGGAAATCAGGCGCGTTGCTTGATGAGCGAGGCCATCACGGCCTTCTGCACGTGCAGGCGGTTTTCGGCTTCGTCGATCGCGATGCACGCGGGCGAATCCATGACGGCGTCGGTCGCCTTCACGTTGCGGCGCAGCGGCAGGCAGTGGCTGAAGACGCCATTGTTGGTCAGCGCCATCTTCCGTTCGTCGACGATGAAGTGCTTGTACTGGTCGCGGATCGGCTTCTCGTCCTGCCAGCGACCGAAGAACGGGATCGCGCCCCAGCTCTTGGCGTAGACGACGTCGGCGCCGGCATACGCACTATCGATGTCATGGCTCACCTGCAACGAGCCGCCGCTCTCGGCGACGTTCTGCGCGGCCCAGCCCATGTAGCGCTCGTCGAGCACATAGTCCGGCGTCGGGCACAGCAGCGTCACGTCCATGCCCATGCGCGTCGCGATCGTCAGCGCGGAGTTGGCGACGGCCGTGTTGAGCGGCTTCGGGTGGTAGGTCCACGTCAGCACGTACTTCTTGCCGCGCAGGTCGGTGGTGCCGAAGTGCTCCTGCAGCGCGAGCACGTGCGCGAGCTCCTGGCACGGGTGGGTGATCGTCTCCATGTTGATGACCGGCACCGTCGAGTACTGCGCGAACGCCCTGAGCACGCGGTCCTCGCGGTCCACCGACCAGTCGACGAACCTCGGGAACGCGCGAACGCCGATCAGGTCGACGTAACGCGCCAGCACGCGCGCGACTTCCGCGATGTGCTCCTCGGTGTCGCCGTCCATCACCGTGCCGAGGTCGAACTCGATCGGCCATGCGTCCTTGCCCGGCTGCAGCACGACGGCGTGTCCGCCGAGCTGGAACGCACCCAGCTCGAAGCTCGTCCGCGTACGCATCGACGGGTTGAAGAAGACCAGCGCGATGGACTTGCCCTTGAGCTGGTCGCCCAGCTTCGACTTCTTGAAAGCCGCGGCGTCGGCGAGCACCGCGTCGAGTTCGGCGCGGGACCAGTCCTGGGTGTTGAGGAAGTGCTTCATGGAGTCTCCGGGAAGGATCGCCGGGTCCAGAAACGAAAAGACCCAGCGCGGGGGCTGGGTCGAGTCTGCGCCGTGATGGCGTAGCGTCGCGTTACCCAGCCGGGAATGGCGGGAACGGTCGACGGGCGCGCGACGTCATGCCGGCCGCCATGTAGGCGGAGGTCAGGATGTCGGCGTCGGCGTAGTCGGTACGCATGAGGGGCGCGATTCTGCGGGCTGGGACCGGTCGATGCAAGCCGGATCAGGGCACCGGCATCACGGAAACGCGGATGCGCAGCAGATGGCCTGGATCTTCCGACAGGCGGGAGCGGTACTTCGCGCCGCGATAGGTGTAGTCGACGTCGTAGGCGAAGGGGCGCTTGAACTCGCGCTGCACCGGCACGCTCCGGCAGTTGGTGCCGCCCGTCGTGGAGTCGCGCTTGAGCACACTGCGCACGCTGCCGACGATGCGCGACAGCCGCGAACCCTCGTCGCACTGGGTCTCCATGCTGGTCGCGGTGAGCGTCTGGTAGACCGGCGTGACCCGCAGGACGTGCGCGTACTCGTAGCTGACGTTCTCGCGCTGGATCACCGTCTCGGCGGACACACCGCCGGCAACGGACGACAGCAGCAGCGCGACCAACGGCAGCATTCGACGTCGCAAGGCGGAGACTCCGCGGAGGGACCGGACCGGAGAGTGTATGCGGCGGAGCGGCCGTGGCGATGAATGCCCCCTGTCGTGGGCACGTTCCGGCCGGGTCGGGCAAGCCACGCCGCTACAATGGCTGGCTCGACCGTCGCGCCCTTACGAGCGTCCATGAGCCTGCATCTCTACAACAGCCTGACCCGCCGCCTCGAAGCCTTCGCGCCTCTCGATCCGGCGTGCCCGACGATGTATGTCTGCGGCCCCACGGTCTACAACTACGTACACATCGGCAATGCGCGCCCCTACGTGGTGTTCGGCGTGCTGGCCTCGCTGCTGCGCCGCCGCTACGGCGCGGTGCGCTACGTCCGCAACATCACGGACGTCGACGACAAGATCAACAACGCCGCGCGCGAACAGGGCGTACCGATCTCGGCCATCACCGACCGCTTCGCCGCCGCGTTCCGCGACGACATGGCCGCGCTCGGTGCGGTGGCGCCGGACGCCGAGCCGGCGGTCACCGCGCACATTCCGCAGATCATCACGATGATCGAACGCCTGATCGAATCCGGTCATGCGTACGCGGCGGAGAACCATGTGCTGTTCTCCGTCAACTCGTTCGACGGCTACGGCAAGCTCTCGCGTCGCGACGTCGACGAAATGCTCGCCGGCGCACGCATCGACGTGGCGCCCTACAAGCGTGATCCGGGCGATTTCGTGCTGTGGAAGCCGTCGACCGACGACCTGCCGGGCTGGGATTCACCGTGGGGTCGCGGTCGTCCGGGCTGGCACATCGAATGCTCGGCGATGGCGGAAGCGCATCTCGGCGAGACCATCGACATCCATGCCGGCGGCGTCGACCTGCAGTTCCCACACCACGAGAACGAGATCGCTCAGAGCGAATGTGCGCACGGTGGCCGCGTGTTCGCGCGCTACTGGCTGCACAACGGCATGCTCAACTTCGGCGGCGCGAAGATGAGCAAGTCGCTGGGCAACATCGAGAAGATCCACGATCTCGTCGCGCAGCATCCGCCGGAAGCGCTGCGCTATGCGCTGCTGTCGGCACATTACCGCCAGCCGCTGGAGTGGTCGGATGCGGTGATCGAGCAGTGCGTTCGCACGCTGGATCGGCTGTACGGAACGTTGCGCGATCTCGGCGATGTGCCGGCGACGGCGACGATCCCGTCCGTCGTCGAGCAGGCACTGGATGACGACCTCAACACGCCGCAGGTGCTCGCCGCGGTCAATGAACTCGCGCGCGACGCACGCGCCTTGCTCGCTGCGGGTGACGCCGATACCGCACGACTGTCGGAACTGAAGTCGCAACTGCTCGGGGCCGGCGCCGTCCTCGGCCTGCTGCAGCAGTCGCCCGCGGACTGGTTCGCGCGCGGTGTCGATTCGAGCGACGACGCACGCATCTCCGCGCTCGTCGAAGAACGCACCGCTGCCAAGAAGTCGCGCGATTTCGCACGCGCCGACGCCATCCGCGACCAGCTCGCCGGCGAGGGCGTTCTCCTCGAGGACACGGCTGCCGGCGTACGGTGGCGTCGCGCGTGATCGATCGATCCGATCGTCTTCCGACCTCGCTGCGCCCGCCCCGCCCATTTCCACTCCGATCACCGCATGACCGCCACGTTCCCGCTTGAACCCACCGCCGCGGAGGCGCAGGACGCCATTCGCGAGGAGTTCGCGTTCTTCGGCGACTGGGCCGAGCGCTACCAGTACCTCATCGACCTCGGCCGCAAGCTGCCGGAGATGGACGAATCGCTGCGCGTCGAGGAGAACCGCCTGCTCGGCTGCCAGTCGAAGGTGTGGATCGTGAGTTCGGGCGATGCGGCCAAGCTCGACTTCCTCGCCACCAGCGACTCGGCGATCGTCTCCGGCCTCGTCTTCCTCGCGCTGCGCGTGTACGCGGGGCGCAGCGCCTCCGAGATCCTCGCGACGGAACCGACGTTCGTCGCCGACATCGGCCTGTCGAAACACCTGTCGCCGACGCGCAGTAACGGTCTCTCCGCCCTGCTTGCGCGCATCCGCGACACCGCGCAGGCGGCGCTGGACGCCGCATGACGGAGGCGGCGGCCGCGCCCAGCCCGATGCGCGTGCCCGCGTTCGTCGCGCTGATGGGCTATCGCATCCTGACGATCCTGTCGTACCAGATCGTCTCGGTCGCGGTGGGCTGGCAGATCTACCAGCTCACGCGCGACCCGCTGAAGCTGGGCCTGGTCGGCCTCGCCGAGGTCATTCCGTATTTCTGCGTCGCGCCGTTCGCTGGCTATCTCGTCGACCATCTGCCCCGTCGCAAGCTCGGCATGGTCGCCTGTCTCGGCCTCGCGCTGACGCCGCTGGTGCTCGCGCTGGTCTCGATGCGCCTGCGCGCAGGTTCGCCGCTGGTCTTCATGTACGGCGCGGTCGCGCTGACCGGCGCTGTTCGTTCGTTCCTGGGCCCGGTCTACAACGCACTGTTCGGGCGCGTGCTCGTGCGCGAGCAGTACACCCGCGGCGCCAGCATCGGCAGCATCGTGTTCCAGTCGGGGCTGGTGCTCGGCCCGGCGATCGGCGGTGCACTCGTCGGCGCCGGCAGCATTGTCGTCGCCTACGCCGTGGCGATGGCGCTCGCGTTCGCGGCATCGCTGTCCGTGGTGTCGCTGCGTGTCACCGAGCCCGCGCAGCAGATGCAACGCGGCCCGATCTTCCGCAGCATCGGCGAAGGCATCCGCTTCGTCTTCAGTCACCAGATCCTGCTCGGCGCACTCGCCCTCGACATGTTCGCCGTCCTGTTCGGCGGCGCCATCTCGCTGGCGCCCGCGTTCATCCATGACGTCCTGCATCGCGGTCCCGAAGCGCTGGGCATCCTGCGCGGCGCACCGGCGCTCGGCGCGGTGCTCGTCGGCGTCTACCTCGCCCGACGTCCGCTCGAACGCCACGCCGGCCGCATCCTGCTGTGCGCGGTCGCGGGCTTCGGCCTGTGCATGATCGGCTTCGGCCTGTCGACCTCGTTCTGGCTGTCGGCCGCGATCCTGCTGCTGTCGGGCATGTGCGACGGCGTGTCGGTGGTGCTGCGATCGACCATCCTGCAGCTGGCGACCCCGGACGACATGCGCGGCCGCGTATCGTCGATCAACGGCATCTTCATCGGCTCGTCGAACGAACTTGGCGCGTTCTGGTCCGGCGCGATGGCGCGCCTGATGGGGCTGGTGCCGTCCGTCGTCTTCGGCGGCTTCATGACGCTGGCCGTCGTGGCGTCGACCGGATGGCGCGCGCCGAAGTTGCGCCGCCTCGACCTGCGCGAGCTACGCTAGCCCCGGCGCCGCCGCCCGGCGGCTCACGACGGGGAAACGCGCATGGCCGTTCGACCGAAGTGGCTTCGTCCCGTGGCGATCGTCGCCGCGCTCTGGAACCTGCTGGGCTGCCTGGCCTTCGCGCAGGACCTTCGCGTCTCGCCCAGCGACCTCGCGCACATGTCGCTCGAACAGCAACAGGCCTATGCCGCGCGGCCGATGTGGTCGGTGGCGGCGACGGGCGTCGCGGTCATCGGCGGCCTGCTGGGTTCGATCGCGCTCGCGCAGCCGCATCGCATCGCGTGGCCGCTGCTGGCCGCCTCACTGATCGGCGTGATCGTTCAGGACGTCGGCCTCGTCATGGCCTCCGGCGGTGTGCTCGGCACGATGGCCATCGTGCTGCAGGGCATGGTGCTGGTGATCGCGATCGTTCTGGCGATGCTCGCGCATCGCTACGCAGCCGGTCTTCCGAAAGACTGACCGCCCCTAGAAACACGAAGCCCCGCACGCGGCGGGGCTTCGATGCGTCCGGGTGACGCGGCGTCAGTCGCCCATCTGCTTCTGCAGGTGCTCCCAGCGCTCCTGCGCGTCGATCGTGCGCTCGGCGGTGAGACGTGCCTCGAGGCGATCCAGGCCGATTTCCTCGCCCGTGTCGGCGCAATAGCCATAGTCGCCCGAGTCGATGCGCTTGAGCGTGCTGTCGATCTTGCTGATCAGCTTGCGGTAGCGATCGCGCGTACGCAGCTCCAGCGAGTTCTCGGTCTCCCGCGTCGCGCGCTCCGCTTCGTCGCCGACGTCGCGCACTTCCTCGCGGAGGTTCTCGATCGTCTGCTTCGACTCCTCGACCAGGTCGCCACGCCAGGACAGCAGGCGCTGACGGAAATACTCCAGCTGCAACGGGTTCATGTACTCCTCGTCCGCCTTCGGCTTGTAGCCATCGGGGACGATCGGACGAC
This region includes:
- a CDS encoding GNAT family N-acetyltransferase — encoded protein: MSDADWAVPMLTGRHVQLVPLDHAHAHGLARAAADGEVWSLVYTSVPAPGTESAYIEDALAMRDTGDSMPFAVLDAQGDVVGSTRYYMIDRSVPRLHIGYTWYASRVQRTALNTEAKRLLLGHAFDVLGCEVVVFETSHLNLRSQAAIQRLGAKPEGVLRAHMRHRDGSLRDTHSFSIVRAEWPDVRARLDARMEQPA
- the argC gene encoding N-acetyl-gamma-glutamyl-phosphate reductase, translating into MKRIPVSLIGARGHVGAELMRLIVDHPRFELVHAASRERAGQPVAEQVERASPSLRYSAPSPDELPILADGAYVLALPNGMAKPYVEAIERIAPHAVIVDLSADYRFDAAWHYGLPELADVAPHRRISNPGCYATAMQLAVAPMKGLLDGPVQCFGVSGYSGAGTTPSPRNDPEALRDNLMPYTLTGHVHEREVSRHLGHPVEFMPHVAPHFRGLTVTSNLHLKSPTSIDDVRARYRAFYANAPLVDVIDEPPHVRDVAGSASATVGGFALSEDGRRLVVVSILDNLLKGAATQAVQNLNLAFGLDGLAGLDASKELSA
- a CDS encoding N-acetylornithine carbamoyltransferase, which translates into the protein MKHFLNTQDWSRAELDAVLADAAAFKKSKLGDQLKGKSIALVFFNPSMRTRTSFELGAFQLGGHAVVLQPGKDAWPIEFDLGTVMDGDTEEHIAEVARVLARYVDLIGVRAFPRFVDWSVDREDRVLRAFAQYSTVPVINMETITHPCQELAHVLALQEHFGTTDLRGKKYVLTWTYHPKPLNTAVANSALTIATRMGMDVTLLCPTPDYVLDERYMGWAAQNVAESGGSLQVSHDIDSAYAGADVVYAKSWGAIPFFGRWQDEKPIRDQYKHFIVDERKMALTNNGVFSHCLPLRRNVKATDAVMDSPACIAIDEAENRLHVQKAVMASLIKQRA
- a CDS encoding argininosuccinate synthase, which encodes MTTESTAPSASRDIVLAFSGGLDTSFCVPYLRERGWNVHTVFADTGGVDAEERAFIEARAQELGVASHVTVDGGPAIWDGFVKPFVQAGEGYQGQYPLLVSDRYLIVDAALARCKELGTDAIAHGCTGMGNDQVRFDLAVKSQGSYRIVAPIREIQKEHTQTRAYEQKYLEERGFGVRAKQQSYTINENLLGVTLSGGEIDKWDAPGEGARGWCAPREEWPASPLRATIGFKHGEAVRLDGVAMPGHLMLAKLNTMFAAYGVGRGMYTGDTTIGLKGRIVFEAPGITALLTAHRALEEAVLTKQQNRFKPDVARKWVEVVYEGFFHDPLKTDLEAFLASSQRTVNGEVVLETRGARVDAVAVRSPHLLNAKGATYAQSADWGVEEAEGFIKLFGMSSTLWAEVNGAANDA
- a CDS encoding acetylornithine deacetylase codes for the protein MREAVLRHLAALVGFDTRNPPRAIGAGGIFDYLRAQLPGFEVQVIDHGAGAVSMLAVRGRPTRLFNVHLDTVPSSNGWTQDPHVLRIEGDRAIGLGACDIKGAAAGLIAAAAVTTGDAAFLFSSDEEANDPRCIAAFLATDHGFTDVLVAEPTNCEAVLAHRGLSSARIAFRGEAGHASSPNAMQLSAVHRAMRWGVRALDHAQSLAHERFGGLTGLRFNIGTMAGGIKGNVIAPSGELRFNFRPLPSMDIDAMHAALQGFAGDGELDAYEETFRGPPLPAGVLHEAERQRLAARDLADALDIPIGNAVDFWTEASLFSQGGLTALVFGPGDIAQAHTADEWVAIDQLETYAAHAARIIGNTPA
- a CDS encoding acetylglutamate kinase, coding for MTPIEDIQTRQTIVRLLSSMGSAKEIDQYLRRFAQLDAERFAVVKVGGAVLRDDLDALSSSLAFLQDVGLTPIVVHGAGPQLDEEMAAAGITKQTVDGLRVTTPEGLAIVRRVMQSQNLRLAEALQEAGARSTSIVSGVFESGLIDRERLGLVGRVQRVELAPIKAALRVGSIPVIASLGETVDGQIVNVNADYAANELVRELQPYKIVFLTGTGGLLDGDGKVIDSINLSTEFDHLLAQPWLTGGMRLKIEQIRELLEALPPASSVSITRPAELAKELFTHRGSGTLVRRGERVLRAESWSDLDLDRLRSLIESAFGRRLLPDYVDRKTLHRAYVSENYRAAVILTFENGMPYLDKFAVLDEAQGEGLGRAVWQVMREETPTLFWRSRRDNPVNTFYMTESDGSVRRGPWQVFWYGIEDFATIAHCIDYCGAHPPSLEDPR
- the cysS gene encoding cysteine--tRNA ligase, producing the protein MSLHLYNSLTRRLEAFAPLDPACPTMYVCGPTVYNYVHIGNARPYVVFGVLASLLRRRYGAVRYVRNITDVDDKINNAAREQGVPISAITDRFAAAFRDDMAALGAVAPDAEPAVTAHIPQIITMIERLIESGHAYAAENHVLFSVNSFDGYGKLSRRDVDEMLAGARIDVAPYKRDPGDFVLWKPSTDDLPGWDSPWGRGRPGWHIECSAMAEAHLGETIDIHAGGVDLQFPHHENEIAQSECAHGGRVFARYWLHNGMLNFGGAKMSKSLGNIEKIHDLVAQHPPEALRYALLSAHYRQPLEWSDAVIEQCVRTLDRLYGTLRDLGDVPATATIPSVVEQALDDDLNTPQVLAAVNELARDARALLAAGDADTARLSELKSQLLGAGAVLGLLQQSPADWFARGVDSSDDARISALVEERTAAKKSRDFARADAIRDQLAGEGVLLEDTAAGVRWRRA
- a CDS encoding MFS transporter, translating into MTEAAAAPSPMRVPAFVALMGYRILTILSYQIVSVAVGWQIYQLTRDPLKLGLVGLAEVIPYFCVAPFAGYLVDHLPRRKLGMVACLGLALTPLVLALVSMRLRAGSPLVFMYGAVALTGAVRSFLGPVYNALFGRVLVREQYTRGASIGSIVFQSGLVLGPAIGGALVGAGSIVVAYAVAMALAFAASLSVVSLRVTEPAQQMQRGPIFRSIGEGIRFVFSHQILLGALALDMFAVLFGGAISLAPAFIHDVLHRGPEALGILRGAPALGAVLVGVYLARRPLERHAGRILLCAVAGFGLCMIGFGLSTSFWLSAAILLLSGMCDGVSVVLRSTILQLATPDDMRGRVSSINGIFIGSSNELGAFWSGAMARLMGLVPSVVFGGFMTLAVVASTGWRAPKLRRLDLRELR
- a CDS encoding SufE family protein; this translates as MTATFPLEPTAAEAQDAIREEFAFFGDWAERYQYLIDLGRKLPEMDESLRVEENRLLGCQSKVWIVSSGDAAKLDFLATSDSAIVSGLVFLALRVYAGRSASEILATEPTFVADIGLSKHLSPTRSNGLSALLARIRDTAQAALDAA